The following are encoded together in the Bacteriovorax sp. Seq25_V genome:
- a CDS encoding mevalonate kinase — protein MLNKRTFGAKVLLFGEYSVIRKSNALALPYALFDGHLIFQKDKNRSIDPELQAFSKYMKRLIEKDELGFEFDDKSFSFDISGGLIFDSSIPPGYGVGSSGALCATVFDRYAKISDEQKKDIKFLKDCFSKMESHFHGSSSGIDPVISYLNSAILIGDSGSLSKVEIPKYENGPGAIFLLNTGRTRRTEPLVNLFLEKCSSKDFAYLCDRVLSPISNRCIEYFLNGNTEELYTAMEELSNFQFEHFRPMIPNLFQELWEVGLKTGNYHLKLCGAGGGGFLLGITRDISKLSEDFCSAEVRPLFYF, from the coding sequence ATGCTTAACAAGAGAACTTTTGGCGCCAAGGTTCTACTTTTTGGCGAATATTCGGTTATTAGAAAGTCCAATGCTCTTGCTCTGCCATATGCATTATTTGATGGACACCTTATTTTCCAAAAAGATAAAAATCGTTCAATTGATCCCGAACTGCAGGCCTTTTCAAAGTATATGAAAAGACTTATTGAAAAAGATGAGCTTGGATTTGAATTTGATGATAAGTCTTTTAGTTTTGATATTTCGGGTGGTTTAATTTTTGACTCTTCAATCCCTCCTGGATATGGTGTTGGAAGCTCTGGTGCCCTTTGTGCGACCGTATTTGATCGCTATGCAAAGATTAGTGATGAGCAAAAAAAAGATATCAAATTTTTAAAAGACTGCTTTAGTAAAATGGAATCACATTTTCACGGCTCAAGCTCTGGAATCGATCCTGTTATTAGTTATCTTAATTCTGCAATTCTCATTGGAGACTCTGGTAGCCTATCAAAAGTTGAAATCCCTAAATATGAAAATGGTCCTGGTGCAATTTTTCTTTTAAATACTGGGCGTACGCGAAGAACAGAACCTCTTGTGAATCTATTCCTTGAAAAATGCTCTTCTAAAGACTTTGCTTATCTTTGTGACCGCGTACTTAGTCCGATATCAAATCGTTGTATCGAATACTTTTTAAATGGAAATACGGAAGAGCTTTATACCGCAATGGAAGAGCTATCGAACTTTCAATTTGAGCATTTTAGGCCAATGATTCCAAATCTTTTTCAAGAACTGTGGGAAGTTGGTTTAAAAACTGGAAATTACCACTTAAAGCTATGTGGAGCAGGTGGGGGAGGATTCCTACTTGGAATTACTCGTGATATTTCGAAACTAAGTGAAGATTTCTGCTCGGCAGAGGTTAGACCACTATTTTATTTCTAA
- the mvaD gene encoding diphosphomevalonate decarboxylase, with amino-acid sequence MFTNKNFDLKKDVLNGEVSVISPSNIALVKYWGKHGNQLPCNPSISITLDDAHTRTTIQFAKKSSSGIDFDFSFEGAPNEKFKEKIAVFFEQITPLFPFLVNYHFTIDSLNTFPHSSGIASSASSMSALGLALVEIEKLLSLKLFEDEYYLSKASYVARLGSGSACRSLFPKMSVWGKAEGLSKSSDDYGISYLDFHPKFEGIHDSIAIVSKSEKVVSSRAGHALMQTHPFAEVRFANARNNLQMLLKALRDGEFDKFAEIVESEALELHGLMMNSSPSFILMEPNTLEAISRIRKFRAETGHNICFTLDAGPNVHILYLNENVEEIRSFLEKSIQPLCENEFILHDKMGEGSRSLNA; translated from the coding sequence ATGTTCACTAATAAAAATTTTGATTTAAAAAAAGATGTTTTAAATGGAGAGGTAAGTGTTATCTCTCCATCTAATATTGCTCTCGTAAAATATTGGGGCAAGCATGGAAATCAATTACCATGTAATCCTTCAATTAGTATTACTCTCGACGATGCACACACAAGAACAACGATTCAGTTTGCAAAGAAGTCGTCCTCAGGAATTGATTTTGATTTTAGTTTTGAAGGGGCTCCGAACGAGAAATTCAAGGAGAAGATAGCTGTTTTTTTTGAGCAAATAACACCTCTCTTTCCATTTCTTGTGAATTATCATTTCACAATAGACTCACTAAATACTTTTCCACACTCTTCTGGAATTGCTTCTTCCGCATCAAGTATGAGTGCGCTAGGACTTGCGCTTGTGGAAATTGAGAAGCTTTTATCGCTAAAACTTTTTGAGGATGAGTATTACCTAAGTAAGGCATCTTATGTTGCGAGGCTTGGCTCGGGGAGCGCTTGTCGCTCGTTGTTTCCAAAAATGTCGGTATGGGGAAAAGCTGAGGGGCTATCTAAATCGAGTGATGATTATGGAATTTCTTATTTAGATTTTCATCCAAAGTTTGAAGGAATTCATGACTCAATCGCGATTGTATCAAAATCTGAGAAAGTTGTTTCTTCAAGGGCCGGGCATGCTCTAATGCAGACGCATCCATTTGCAGAAGTGAGATTTGCAAATGCCAGAAATAATCTTCAAATGCTTCTAAAAGCACTTAGGGATGGCGAATTTGATAAGTTTGCTGAGATCGTTGAAAGTGAAGCGCTTGAACTACATGGTCTAATGATGAATTCATCTCCTTCGTTTATTTTAATGGAGCCTAATACTCTCGAGGCCATTTCTCGAATTAGAAAGTTTAGGGCCGAGACAGGTCATAATATTTGCTTCACTCTTGATGCTGGACCAAACGTCCACATTCTTTATTTAAATGAGAATGTAGAGGAAATTCGCTCATTCCTTGAAAAGTCGATTCAGCCTTTATGTGAGAATGAATTTATTCTTCATGACAAGATGGGTGAGGGAAGTAGGAGCCTCAATGCTTAA
- a CDS encoding GYDIA family GHMP kinase — translation MQQGEHILKYIPGTNRIEIPERDQYFYGHGKVLLSGEYFVLDGAKALGLPTQVGQSLSVKYSSSFRPRLYWKSYDPSGKLWFEATFEFWQFNIVSEGEVTPEVLVLQNILQSVRKQNAHFLREDLDVHVETQLGFPLNWGLGSSSTLIHNIATWAYVSPFELLFNTLGGSGYDIACAQSDGPIFYQKTNEGPNWSPVLFDPEFKENLYFIYLDKKQNSRSAIEYYNSRKPHAPEIIKAVSDLTDSISISKTVDEFNFLINAHEEIVGKNLGLTPIKERLFKDFLGEVKSLGAWGGDFILASTKETKEYVENYFSVHGLKVVIPYSELVFNSENTIGTSHNVH, via the coding sequence ATGCAACAAGGCGAACATATTTTAAAATATATACCTGGAACAAATAGAATTGAGATCCCTGAGAGAGATCAATATTTCTATGGGCACGGGAAAGTATTACTCAGTGGAGAGTACTTTGTGCTAGATGGAGCTAAGGCCCTTGGCTTACCTACGCAAGTTGGTCAGTCTCTTTCAGTAAAATATTCATCATCATTTAGACCAAGACTTTACTGGAAATCTTATGATCCATCAGGAAAACTTTGGTTTGAAGCAACATTTGAATTTTGGCAATTTAATATTGTAAGTGAAGGAGAAGTGACACCTGAGGTTCTTGTTCTTCAAAATATTCTTCAAAGTGTGAGAAAACAAAATGCACACTTTTTAAGAGAAGATCTTGATGTTCACGTTGAAACACAACTTGGCTTCCCACTTAATTGGGGGCTTGGCTCGAGCTCGACACTGATTCACAATATTGCTACATGGGCGTACGTATCGCCATTTGAGCTGCTATTTAATACTCTGGGTGGTTCTGGGTATGATATTGCTTGTGCTCAAAGTGACGGGCCAATATTCTATCAGAAGACGAACGAAGGTCCTAATTGGTCACCAGTTCTTTTTGATCCAGAATTTAAAGAGAATTTATATTTTATTTATCTCGATAAGAAACAAAACTCTCGCTCTGCGATTGAGTATTATAATTCAAGAAAACCTCATGCTCCTGAAATTATCAAGGCAGTTAGTGATTTAACAGATTCTATCTCTATTTCAAAAACTGTTGATGAATTTAATTTCTTAATTAACGCGCACGAGGAAATAGTAGGAAAGAACTTAGGTCTTACACCGATAAAAGAACGTCTGTTCAAAGATTTCCTTGGAGAGGTCAAGTCTCTCGGAGCTTGGGGTGGAGATTTCATCCTAGCAAGTACTAAAGAGACGAAAGAGTATGTTGAAAACTACTTTTCAGTTCATGGCTTAAAAGTTGTTATACCTTATTCTGAGCTTGTTTTTAATTCTGAAAATACAATCGGTACTTCACATAATGTTCACTAA
- a CDS encoding hydroxymethylglutaryl-CoA reductase, degradative, with the protein MVSGFSKLNKLEKIDYLVDTCFQGSQRVKSQLKEFWHKDLDAQQIFDEFSENTISNFYFPYGLVPNFVLNDEVKIIPMVIEESSVVAALSKAAKFWSTRGGFHAQVVSTIKLGQVHFIWNGETENLIKFFNANKEKMFAHVAPLTMNMEARGGGLKDIELINLTEQEPGYYQLKVSFETCDAMGANFINSVLESLGQFLKSTIPNYYGFSDDERDVQIVMCILSNYTPDCLVKAWVECGVEELNDPSNGMSADEFISKFHRAVRIATIDPYRATTHNKGIFNGIDGVVLATGNDFRAIEACGHAYAARDGQYRSLTKCSVNNNQFRFEIEIPLSLGTVGGLTSLHPLSKLSLQMLGGPSAKELMMICASVGLAQNFAALRSLVTSGIQKGHMKMHLMNILNQLEATEVEKEIVRKEFESKVVSFKSVREVLEKLRGLH; encoded by the coding sequence ATGGTTTCAGGTTTTTCAAAGTTAAATAAACTCGAAAAAATTGATTATCTTGTTGATACATGTTTTCAAGGAAGTCAGAGAGTTAAGAGTCAATTAAAAGAGTTTTGGCACAAGGATCTTGATGCCCAACAAATCTTTGATGAGTTTAGTGAAAATACAATCTCAAATTTCTACTTTCCATACGGACTTGTTCCTAACTTTGTTTTAAACGACGAAGTAAAAATAATCCCAATGGTTATTGAAGAAAGTTCTGTTGTCGCTGCTCTTTCAAAAGCTGCAAAGTTTTGGTCTACGCGTGGAGGCTTTCACGCTCAAGTTGTTTCAACAATTAAGCTTGGACAGGTTCACTTCATTTGGAATGGTGAAACTGAAAATCTAATAAAGTTCTTCAATGCTAACAAAGAAAAAATGTTCGCACATGTTGCTCCATTAACAATGAATATGGAAGCTCGTGGAGGTGGACTAAAAGACATTGAATTAATCAATCTAACAGAGCAAGAACCTGGTTACTATCAATTAAAAGTTTCTTTTGAAACTTGCGATGCGATGGGTGCAAACTTCATTAACTCTGTACTTGAGTCGCTTGGGCAGTTTCTTAAATCGACAATTCCTAATTATTATGGATTCTCGGATGATGAAAGAGATGTTCAAATAGTAATGTGTATTCTTTCTAATTATACTCCTGACTGTCTTGTTAAGGCGTGGGTTGAATGTGGAGTTGAAGAATTAAACGATCCAAGTAACGGAATGAGTGCCGATGAGTTTATCTCTAAATTTCATCGTGCAGTTAGAATCGCAACAATAGATCCATATCGTGCTACTACTCATAATAAAGGTATCTTCAATGGTATCGATGGTGTTGTTCTCGCGACAGGTAATGACTTCAGAGCTATTGAAGCTTGTGGGCATGCCTATGCTGCTCGTGACGGACAGTATCGTAGTTTAACGAAGTGTTCAGTCAATAATAATCAGTTTAGATTTGAGATTGAAATACCTCTTTCTCTTGGTACTGTCGGCGGATTAACTTCGCTACACCCTCTTTCAAAATTATCTCTTCAAATGCTTGGTGGTCCAAGTGCAAAAGAGCTAATGATGATTTGTGCAAGTGTTGGTCTTGCTCAGAACTTTGCAGCTTTAAGAAGTCTCGTTACAAGCGGTATTCAAAAAGGTCACATGAAGATGCACCTGATGAATATTCTTAATCAACTTGAAGCAACAGAAGTAGAAAAAGAAATCGTACGTAAAGAATTTGAATCAAAAGTAGTGTCTTTTAAATCGGTAAGAGAAGTTTTGGAAAAACTTAGAGGTCTACACTAA
- a CDS encoding type 2 isopentenyl-diphosphate Delta-isomerase, with amino-acid sequence MVETTENSSNRKHQHLALTNSSQTSELMVDERFNYEPMLSNFSFFKNFKASKFLGKEMRAPIWISSMTGGTGDARYINENLATVASEFGLGMGLGSCRQLLTDQTYFEDFNLRPRLTDALPFYANLGIAQVEQLLKNNDIAAIEKLVTSLSADGVIVHINPLQEWFQPEGDIIEQAPIDTVKKLLELTQIPVIIKEVGQGLGPKSLESLMCLPLAAIEFAAFGGTNFALMEKQRNSSDLSTHEELSFVGHTALEMVEISNEIIDRLGDKVLCKNFIISGGIRSYLDGYYLISLSKGNAVFGMASPFLNSANEGIDKLRKFTAEMIRGLEVASRYLSVKE; translated from the coding sequence ATGGTCGAAACAACAGAAAACTCAAGTAATAGAAAGCATCAGCATCTAGCGCTGACTAATAGTTCCCAAACATCAGAACTGATGGTTGATGAACGTTTTAATTATGAGCCAATGCTTTCAAATTTCTCATTTTTTAAAAATTTTAAGGCCTCTAAGTTTCTTGGAAAAGAAATGCGTGCCCCGATTTGGATAAGTTCAATGACTGGTGGTACTGGTGATGCGAGATATATTAATGAAAATTTAGCAACAGTTGCTTCGGAGTTCGGACTAGGTATGGGGCTAGGCTCTTGTCGTCAGCTTCTAACAGATCAAACATACTTTGAAGATTTTAATCTCAGACCTCGTCTGACTGACGCTCTTCCTTTTTATGCAAATCTTGGGATCGCTCAAGTTGAACAGCTTTTAAAAAATAATGATATAGCTGCTATCGAAAAACTTGTGACCTCCCTAAGTGCCGACGGAGTAATAGTTCATATTAATCCTTTACAAGAATGGTTTCAGCCAGAAGGTGATATCATTGAGCAAGCACCAATTGATACAGTGAAAAAGCTTCTTGAACTTACGCAGATTCCTGTGATCATTAAGGAAGTGGGTCAAGGATTAGGTCCAAAATCTCTCGAGTCCCTAATGTGTTTGCCTCTTGCTGCTATTGAGTTTGCTGCTTTTGGTGGGACAAATTTCGCACTTATGGAAAAACAACGTAATTCAAGTGACTTATCCACTCATGAAGAACTAAGCTTTGTTGGACATACTGCGCTAGAAATGGTAGAAATCTCGAACGAAATAATTGATAGATTAGGTGATAAAGTTCTTTGCAAGAACTTCATTATCTCTGGTGGGATACGCTCTTATTTAGACGGCTATTATTTAATTTCCCTTTCGAAAGGGAATGCTGTCTTTGGTATGGCCTCACCGTTTTTGAATTCAGCAAACGAAGGTATAGATAAACTTAGAAAATTTACTGCGGAAATGATTAGAGGGCTTGAAGTCGCATCTCGATATCTTTCTGTGAAGGAGTAG
- a CDS encoding triacylglycerol lipase gives MKKLKILIALMIVMTGNTIYANSCAQTENIVLIHGIASDKGTFGHMKSALEADFEGCAKVHEFEYATGDDKKTIFDFSDSLDQFITSLSIKREDKISFIMHSQGGLVGLAYLRKIQDRPLFKQLRSFITLGTPFHGALIAKVGRDALFLGGKIKESKISPFGKKELEGMTYGSATLRVLKESLFLLKKLNTLAIGGFTRFKRGISESDLVVPIYSANPNNIYVAPNGSEINENDIPFISLNAQHIRALGKGISYIEKSCRDSLRRCKNPVAQAIAKKLVGIDAREENIDIEEKSFRVNLYIKSANRPYVMAKKSSDTKKIKSSSLFNLTKKVYKNLYSKTIYGKTSKGSTEIKVVIKNLKGKHKELTVPVQSGKTSYVDVNLDS, from the coding sequence ATGAAAAAATTAAAAATACTTATAGCACTGATGATCGTGATGACAGGAAACACTATCTACGCGAACTCCTGCGCTCAAACAGAAAACATTGTTCTAATCCATGGAATAGCTTCTGATAAAGGAACCTTTGGACATATGAAGTCGGCGCTTGAAGCAGACTTCGAAGGATGTGCAAAAGTTCATGAATTTGAATATGCAACAGGTGATGATAAGAAAACTATTTTTGATTTTTCTGATTCACTCGATCAATTCATCACATCATTATCAATAAAGCGTGAAGATAAAATTTCTTTTATTATGCACTCTCAAGGGGGACTTGTAGGCTTAGCTTATCTAAGAAAAATTCAAGACCGGCCACTCTTTAAACAATTAAGATCTTTTATTACACTCGGTACTCCTTTTCACGGAGCACTCATTGCAAAGGTTGGAAGAGATGCTCTTTTTCTTGGTGGAAAAATAAAAGAAAGCAAAATATCCCCTTTTGGGAAAAAAGAGCTAGAGGGAATGACCTATGGTTCTGCGACATTAAGAGTATTAAAGGAATCTCTCTTTTTATTAAAAAAGCTTAATACGCTAGCAATCGGCGGTTTTACACGCTTTAAAAGAGGCATTTCAGAAAGTGATTTAGTTGTTCCTATCTATTCTGCAAATCCAAATAATATTTACGTTGCGCCAAATGGTAGCGAAATAAATGAAAATGATATTCCATTTATTAGTCTCAATGCTCAACATATTCGTGCGCTTGGGAAAGGTATTTCTTATATTGAAAAGTCATGTCGGGATTCTTTAAGAAGATGTAAAAATCCAGTAGCACAAGCGATAGCAAAGAAACTTGTTGGTATTGATGCACGTGAAGAGAATATTGATATTGAAGAGAAAAGTTTTAGAGTTAATCTTTATATAAAATCAGCGAATCGCCCTTATGTAATGGCGAAGAAAAGTAGTGATACAAAGAAAATTAAAAGCTCATCACTATTTAACCTTACCAAGAAAGTTTATAAAAACCTCTATTCAAAAACTATCTATGGAAAGACGAGTAAAGGAAGTACAGAGATCAAAGTCGTCATTAAAAATCTGAAAGGAAAACATAAGGAACTCACTGTTCCTGTCCAATCAGGTAAGACAAGCTATGTCGATGTTAATCTCGATAGCTAG
- a CDS encoding SAM-dependent methyltransferase: MAGTLFLIATPIDEESPLEPIALDLLMKASADEQNSILLIEDLKPCRRRWLRFGLPRESIESFIQFNEHTQRELAPKIISLINSGKNAYLMSDGGLPAFCDPGQVLVRLAHEAGIRVTCTPHSNSISLAVALSGIDCSKFLFTGFLPKDGDDRKRVLNEYSLLEYPVILMDTPYRLKRTLEEIDEVMPKRKLFLGMDLNSSSEELLYAKASKILKKLDEVKREFIIILD, encoded by the coding sequence ATGGCCGGTACATTATTTTTAATTGCAACCCCAATTGATGAAGAGAGTCCATTAGAGCCTATCGCTCTTGATTTATTGATGAAGGCCAGTGCTGATGAACAGAACTCTATTCTTTTAATAGAAGATCTTAAGCCATGTCGTCGTCGTTGGTTACGTTTTGGTCTTCCTCGTGAATCAATTGAATCATTCATTCAGTTCAATGAACATACTCAAAGAGAGCTCGCCCCTAAAATTATCTCCCTTATAAACTCAGGAAAAAACGCCTATCTTATGAGTGATGGGGGACTTCCGGCTTTTTGTGATCCTGGACAAGTTTTGGTTCGTCTTGCCCACGAAGCTGGAATAAGAGTGACATGTACACCACACTCAAACTCTATTTCCCTTGCCGTTGCTCTCTCTGGAATTGACTGTTCAAAATTTCTTTTTACAGGTTTTCTTCCAAAGGATGGAGATGATAGAAAACGAGTTCTTAATGAATATAGTTTATTAGAGTATCCCGTGATTCTTATGGATACTCCATATCGTTTAAAGCGAACTCTCGAAGAAATTGATGAGGTGATGCCAAAAAGAAAGCTTTTCCTTGGGATGGACCTTAACAGTTCTAGTGAAGAGCTTCTCTACGCGAAGGCATCGAAGATTTTAAAGAAGCTTGATGAAGTGAAGCGTGAGTTTATAATCATTTTAGACTAG
- a CDS encoding phosphatase PAP2 family protein codes for MFESKIQKAWQDYRGDFGLGRIGLWVSLFEVFIFFICLLFFEAIIIEPLLPVILILFLISLEAYIHRLRNVHRFLINTLFLTCCIIFNYVFVGTFDKLAGGLTRYDLYFADLDLQILGLTSAAFFLKVTSFLGPLQSLYYDFLQLSYMTYFLFPFLGGIFYYQQLSERNKYKIGRFFASLMIFFFFNFLLYVLVPVSGPQYFLASVKELSLPLSAFGVFFNNIVLNSHPNFIDCFPSGHTGISVLVTIWMFKIKNHYRYIFLLFCVGMIQATLALKYHYLLDVLCAFPFAFICYKLAYFIVPIDIDIRRHRKWRF; via the coding sequence ATGTTTGAATCAAAAATACAAAAAGCTTGGCAGGACTATAGGGGAGACTTTGGCCTTGGACGAATAGGTCTTTGGGTCTCTCTGTTTGAAGTTTTCATTTTCTTTATTTGTTTACTTTTTTTTGAAGCAATTATTATTGAGCCACTACTCCCTGTTATCTTAATTTTATTTCTTATCTCCCTAGAAGCTTATATTCATCGACTAAGAAATGTTCATCGGTTTCTGATAAACACCCTTTTTCTCACTTGCTGTATTATTTTTAATTACGTCTTCGTTGGGACATTTGATAAGCTTGCTGGTGGACTTACTCGTTACGATCTGTACTTTGCTGACCTTGACTTGCAAATACTTGGTCTTACCTCTGCCGCTTTTTTCTTGAAGGTGACTAGCTTTTTAGGTCCTCTTCAATCTCTTTATTATGATTTTTTGCAACTCTCATATATGACTTATTTTCTATTTCCCTTTCTTGGTGGAATTTTCTACTATCAACAATTAAGCGAAAGGAATAAGTACAAGATAGGAAGGTTCTTTGCCTCTTTGATGATTTTTTTCTTTTTTAACTTTCTCTTGTATGTTCTGGTTCCAGTTTCTGGTCCTCAGTACTTTCTTGCCAGTGTGAAGGAGCTTTCACTACCGTTGTCAGCTTTTGGTGTATTTTTTAACAACATTGTTCTAAATTCGCACCCTAATTTCATTGATTGCTTTCCCTCTGGGCACACAGGAATTTCTGTTCTTGTGACAATATGGATGTTTAAAATTAAAAATCATTATCGTTATATCTTTCTTCTTTTCTGTGTCGGAATGATTCAGGCAACTTTAGCATTAAAGTATCACTATCTACTTGATGTTCTTTGCGCATTTCCATTTGCGTTTATTTGTTATAAATTAGCTTACTTTATAGTTCCAATTGATATTGATATTAGAAGACATAGGAAGTGGAGATTTTAA